From Leptospira ryugenii, a single genomic window includes:
- a CDS encoding RNA recognition motif domain-containing protein has translation MHQGNNMSVNIYVGNLSYEMTESKLRDLFSAHGSVSSIKIITDQYSGGSKGFGFVEMDDQQAANNAIRELNGQNILNRELKVNISKPKTNSWR, from the coding sequence ATACACCAAGGAAACAATATGTCAGTAAACATTTATGTTGGCAATCTCTCTTACGAAATGACGGAAAGCAAACTCAGAGACCTTTTCTCTGCTCACGGTTCCGTTTCATCCATTAAAATCATCACCGACCAGTATTCCGGCGGATCCAAAGGTTTTGGATTTGTTGAGATGGACGACCAACAAGCGGCTAACAATGCAATCCGTGAACTGAATGGACAAAACATTCTAAACAGAGAATTGAAAGTTAACATTTCAAAACCAAAAACAAATTCTTGGAGATAA
- a CDS encoding DUF1499 domain-containing protein: MEAGIGVFVLCCMSLLSPFYGVSEGELHGCPPSPNCISSQSMKFNLIHHTEALQYSVSREEAFRKVKGFIDASENVHIDEIREGEYIRLTYFTKVFRFPDRVELFFPNSEQIVQFRSHSWLGFWDVFANRIRREKFQRVLTAEDPPKKDEVFL, encoded by the coding sequence ATGGAAGCAGGTATCGGAGTTTTTGTACTTTGTTGTATGAGTCTACTTAGCCCCTTCTATGGCGTGTCTGAAGGAGAATTGCACGGTTGCCCTCCTTCACCCAATTGTATTTCCTCGCAAAGTATGAAGTTCAATTTGATACACCACACAGAGGCACTACAATATTCCGTTAGTCGTGAGGAAGCCTTTCGAAAGGTGAAAGGCTTTATTGATGCATCAGAAAACGTGCATATAGATGAGATTCGTGAAGGTGAATACATCCGTTTAACATATTTCACAAAGGTATTTCGGTTTCCTGATCGTGTGGAACTCTTTTTCCCCAATTCTGAACAAATTGTTCAATTCCGATCTCATTCTTGGTTAGGCTTTTGGGATGTATTTGCCAACCGAATCCGAAGAGAGAAGTTCCAACGTGTGCTGACCGCAGAAGACCCGCCTAAAAAAGACGAGGTATTTTTATAA
- a CDS encoding ABA4-like family protein, with protein sequence MSPDKVFRIANIVALPPWILMAALPNWEYTALVVNSFAFPIGLSLLYTLYISLSFGKSKGNFRTLDGLASLFRNKNALLAGWIHYLAFDMLVGTYEWRDALSINLPQYLLIPALFFTLMFGPFGFVLYLLIRYLFLAF encoded by the coding sequence ATGTCACCAGATAAAGTCTTTCGCATCGCCAATATCGTAGCATTACCACCTTGGATCTTAATGGCAGCTCTCCCGAACTGGGAGTACACAGCTCTCGTAGTAAATTCTTTCGCATTTCCTATTGGTCTCTCGTTATTGTATACCCTTTACATTAGTTTAAGTTTTGGAAAGAGCAAAGGAAACTTTCGGACACTGGATGGACTTGCTAGTTTATTTCGCAATAAAAATGCACTCCTCGCAGGATGGATTCATTACCTAGCCTTTGATATGTTAGTGGGAACCTACGAATGGAGGGATGCACTTTCCATCAATCTTCCACAATATCTTTTGATTCCGGCATTATTTTTCACTTTGATGTTTGGTCCTTTTGGCTTTGTTCTCTATCTTTTGATCAGATATCTATTTCTCGCCTTTTGA
- a CDS encoding Lcl domain-containing protein — protein sequence MIKKAHLVLPLFLYFQLSLAFSCKPTEIYNICDSRSNFFYIVVNAKLTGLDRSNFCNFRVDQTRVSSPRFLPKPGTYTSPQSVRITNDDAEATVYYTTDGSIPNASSPVFKEPFLIPEQAGTIFQAIAIKPGTTDSEVVQAIYSYSLVKTGQIISYAANDDGALQKGSPRNYTGPSAPSAYPADHITRENTMGIIWKSCTQGFSGATCVTAVSGNQFTFADASLECSNMNSLNAGAGFAGFKTWRLPTMTELLSTNDASKTSFTLSATTELPVTFNFAYWSSTPYPFNTGFAWYLDYSNGNSYATFNTNNNYHARCVASSSFREGFYFTVNTDGTVFDRKTGLLWQRCAIGQNNDATCSGSASPRTWTQGLSECAQLTLAGKTWRLPNRNELASLYNYALNSAPFIDRTTFPNVGTSTSEHHWTSTTDAINTTRAWYVNFTSTINNIYDSSVKTTGYFVRCVADN from the coding sequence GTGATTAAAAAAGCACATCTCGTATTACCTCTGTTTCTCTATTTCCAATTATCTCTCGCATTCTCCTGCAAGCCAACTGAGATCTACAATATTTGTGATTCGCGGAGCAATTTTTTTTATATCGTCGTCAATGCAAAGTTAACTGGTCTGGATCGCAGCAATTTCTGCAATTTCCGCGTGGACCAAACTAGAGTTTCTAGTCCTAGGTTTCTACCTAAGCCTGGAACCTATACAAGCCCTCAATCAGTGCGTATCACTAACGATGATGCTGAAGCAACAGTTTATTATACGACGGATGGAAGCATTCCGAATGCATCCAGTCCAGTATTTAAAGAACCTTTTCTCATTCCAGAACAGGCAGGCACGATTTTCCAAGCGATTGCTATAAAACCGGGAACCACAGATAGTGAGGTTGTCCAGGCAATCTATTCATATTCTTTAGTGAAAACAGGCCAGATCATCTCTTATGCCGCAAATGATGATGGAGCCTTGCAAAAGGGATCTCCCAGAAATTATACGGGACCTTCAGCACCATCAGCATATCCCGCAGATCATATAACTCGTGAGAATACGATGGGGATCATCTGGAAATCCTGCACCCAAGGTTTTTCTGGTGCAACATGTGTCACAGCTGTAAGTGGCAATCAGTTTACCTTTGCGGATGCAAGCCTGGAATGTAGCAATATGAATAGTTTGAATGCTGGTGCGGGGTTTGCCGGATTCAAAACTTGGCGTCTACCAACAATGACAGAACTACTTTCGACAAACGATGCCTCCAAAACCTCGTTTACCCTTTCGGCGACAACGGAATTACCTGTAACATTTAATTTTGCCTATTGGTCATCAACTCCGTATCCCTTTAATACTGGTTTTGCGTGGTATTTGGACTACTCCAATGGAAATTCTTATGCGACATTTAACACAAATAATAATTACCATGCGCGCTGCGTGGCCAGCTCTTCATTTAGAGAAGGATTTTATTTTACCGTGAACACAGATGGAACCGTATTTGACAGAAAAACTGGTCTTCTATGGCAACGTTGTGCAATCGGTCAAAACAATGATGCTACCTGTTCTGGATCGGCAAGCCCAAGAACATGGACACAAGGACTTTCCGAGTGTGCACAATTAACCTTGGCGGGTAAAACATGGAGACTACCTAACAGAAATGAGTTGGCAAGTTTGTACAATTATGCCTTAAATTCAGCGCCCTTTATCGATCGTACGACATTTCCAAATGTAGGCACTTCTACTTCTGAACACCATTGGACCTCAACCACTGATGCCATTAATACAACAAGGGCATGGTATGTAAATTTTACATCGACGATCAATAATATCTATGATTCATCTGTTAAAACGACAGGCTACTTTGTCCGTTGTGTAGCAGACAACTGA
- a CDS encoding helix-turn-helix domain-containing protein, translated as MQWESYLFQDEKTGAFFHYTENAFFDQSHVFSEPSANHILWNQGSTELKFYCDANLIYLPPHSFTTTTSFHFVRLIPNQEPFTCISFNREFYCLRDHDHEISCNGILFYGAQTFAIHNLDPVERESAHQIFQLFKVEFEKKDPVHGEMLVSLLKVLIIILTRIGKKQVRAIDGNSQEIELIRRFNLLVDLNFRQQKQINDYAFELGVSAKKLSSTFKKAKLDPPLTRIHQRIILEAKRLLLFSLKSVTEISDELGFEDMSQFSKLFKKITNESPSQFKTGISERQSQEQQN; from the coding sequence GTGCAGTGGGAAAGTTACTTATTCCAGGATGAAAAGACAGGTGCGTTCTTTCACTATACCGAAAATGCGTTTTTTGACCAATCCCATGTTTTCAGCGAGCCTTCCGCCAACCATATCCTTTGGAACCAAGGAAGTACTGAATTAAAATTCTATTGTGATGCAAACTTGATCTATTTGCCACCGCATTCGTTTACGACTACCACCTCTTTTCATTTTGTAAGATTGATACCCAACCAAGAACCATTTACATGTATATCCTTCAACCGAGAGTTCTATTGCTTGAGAGACCATGACCATGAGATTTCTTGCAATGGGATCCTTTTCTATGGAGCTCAAACCTTTGCTATCCATAACCTAGATCCCGTTGAAAGAGAGTCAGCCCATCAAATCTTTCAATTGTTTAAAGTCGAATTCGAAAAAAAGGACCCTGTGCACGGAGAAATGTTGGTGAGCCTTTTAAAAGTACTCATTATCATCTTAACTAGAATTGGGAAAAAACAAGTACGCGCGATTGATGGGAACTCTCAAGAAATCGAGCTCATTCGTAGATTCAACCTACTCGTAGACTTAAATTTTAGACAGCAAAAGCAAATCAATGATTATGCTTTTGAGTTGGGTGTCAGTGCAAAAAAGTTATCATCAACATTTAAGAAAGCGAAACTAGATCCACCGCTCACTCGGATCCACCAAAGGATTATTTTGGAAGCCAAACGTCTGTTACTTTTTTCACTTAAATCAGTCACGGAAATTTCGGATGAACTAGGCTTTGAGGATATGAGTCAATTTAGCAAATTATTTAAAAAGATAACAAATGAATCACCTTCGCAATTCAAGACAGGCATCTCAGAGAGACAGTCCCAAGAACAACAAAATTAA
- a CDS encoding DoxX family protein, which produces MMITKNRLNIVLRLSLAIILLQTLYFKFTAATESVFIFSSLGMEPWGRIGAGLAELILSIMLFIPRTAALGAFFTAGMMVNIVAIHFLFLGFEIAGDHGLLFGLAVYCLFAALVLCFNQKEELISIYNRILKRN; this is translated from the coding sequence ATGATGATCACAAAAAATAGATTGAATATAGTTTTAAGACTTAGCTTGGCCATTATCTTGCTACAAACTCTATACTTCAAATTTACCGCCGCTACAGAATCTGTCTTTATTTTCAGTAGTTTAGGTATGGAACCTTGGGGAAGGATTGGAGCAGGACTTGCTGAACTTATATTGAGCATCATGCTTTTCATACCTAGAACTGCAGCCTTAGGAGCATTCTTCACGGCAGGAATGATGGTAAATATCGTTGCCATCCATTTTCTATTTTTAGGATTTGAAATTGCTGGCGACCACGGCCTGCTCTTTGGTCTGGCCGTATATTGTTTGTTTGCCGCATTAGTCTTATGTTTCAATCAAAAAGAAGAACTGATTTCTATATACAATCGTATTTTAAAAAGGAATTGA
- a CDS encoding redoxin domain-containing protein produces the protein MLSIREWFMQQIDPGVNKKTDSLKVDQTIRDYRLQLSSNQTLSIKEIVRDGPLLLVFIRGTWCPFCNIHLKNLAIWVETLKNKRGTVIVVSSEKLITIKRWLAYNPVGFLFAADPDYELMDYFGVRIPPNQFSQAATFLIDTNLTIRLVYKGKRNPASFEIIESQWEEVLTQS, from the coding sequence ATGTTAAGCATTCGAGAATGGTTTATGCAACAAATCGATCCGGGAGTGAATAAAAAGACGGATTCTTTGAAGGTCGACCAAACCATTCGTGATTATAGACTTCAGCTTTCTAGTAACCAAACTCTCTCTATCAAAGAAATTGTGCGAGATGGTCCCTTACTTCTTGTTTTCATCCGAGGGACCTGGTGCCCTTTTTGCAACATCCATTTAAAGAATTTAGCAATTTGGGTAGAAACATTAAAAAATAAGAGAGGCACAGTCATTGTTGTTTCTAGTGAAAAACTAATTACGATTAAACGGTGGTTGGCCTACAATCCTGTTGGGTTTTTATTTGCGGCCGACCCTGATTATGAACTCATGGATTATTTTGGAGTTCGGATTCCTCCCAACCAGTTTTCCCAAGCCGCAACTTTCTTAATTGATACAAACCTTACGATTCGACTCGTGTATAAAGGCAAACGAAACCCAGCAAGCTTTGAAATCATTGAAAGCCAATGGGAAGAAGTACTAACCCAATCCTAA
- the amt gene encoding ammonium transporter, producing MLEKDFDILWIIICSGLVFFMQAGFLCLESGLTRTKNSINVAIKNITDFGIATILFYTVGYGLMYGNSIEGWYGADHFLPEFSLSNPKLPVFFLFQLMFCGTAATIVSGAVAERMKFGAYILITAMISSIIYPFFGHWVWGRSLADLSIKTGWLAKLGFVDFAGSTVVHSVGGWVGLSAMMIIGNRMGKFDTDGKVNQITGNNLPIAMLGTLILWFGWIGFNGGSTLAFSKSIPGILANTMLAASGGMAAALIYGWLRLSYAEATLPLNGALAGLVSITASCHAVRSEEALFIGFVSGILMFETRKLLERFQLDDAVGAIPVHLTGGIWGTLAVGLFANLETLHSNLTRWGQIQVQALGIIACGLIAFSLSYLLLSLINRFYPLRVSESAEKQGLNFTEHRATTELYDLFSEMEYQKQTGDLSKNVSIEPFTEVGQIAERYNLVLEKIRTNIKEKEQLTHELELNLGVIQNDLNTAKKIQASILNQEDRLIGDLEITIRYLPLSEVGGDFFDIAELKPGLQRIFIADATGHGVQAALITMAIKTIYESLKRGHYSVHELLKYLNSEYYHSFKNLNQFFTCTIIDIDSNRNLIRYASAGHPPQFLIRDQVITRLEKTGRIIGVKPSTEYTSHEFEFLPGNAICLFTDGLTEQWNADQLEFGEMKLEEYFQQKEVISFREDIDKILELQKNFLEGMPLQDDITVIGVSRKRLGA from the coding sequence ATGTTAGAAAAGGACTTTGATATTCTTTGGATCATCATTTGCTCTGGTTTGGTTTTTTTTATGCAGGCTGGTTTTCTTTGCCTCGAATCTGGCCTCACACGCACAAAAAATTCAATCAATGTCGCGATCAAAAACATCACTGACTTTGGTATTGCGACCATCTTATTTTATACGGTCGGTTATGGCCTAATGTACGGAAATTCAATAGAAGGTTGGTATGGTGCAGACCACTTCCTTCCGGAATTTTCACTCAGCAATCCAAAACTGCCAGTATTCTTTCTCTTCCAGTTAATGTTTTGTGGAACCGCTGCGACTATCGTTTCGGGTGCTGTCGCAGAACGGATGAAATTCGGTGCCTATATCCTCATTACGGCGATGATATCTTCCATTATTTATCCCTTTTTTGGACATTGGGTATGGGGCCGATCTCTCGCGGATCTAAGCATTAAGACAGGATGGTTAGCAAAGTTGGGGTTTGTAGATTTTGCAGGTTCAACCGTCGTACATAGTGTAGGTGGTTGGGTGGGTCTTTCGGCCATGATGATCATCGGGAACCGTATGGGGAAATTTGATACCGATGGCAAAGTAAACCAAATCACTGGGAACAATTTACCCATTGCGATGCTCGGCACCCTCATCCTTTGGTTTGGATGGATCGGCTTCAATGGAGGGAGCACATTAGCATTTTCAAAGAGTATTCCTGGTATTCTTGCCAATACTATGCTTGCCGCATCGGGCGGAATGGCTGCCGCTTTGATTTATGGTTGGTTGCGATTATCTTATGCGGAGGCCACCTTACCTTTGAATGGTGCCCTAGCCGGGCTTGTCTCCATAACTGCCTCTTGCCATGCAGTTCGCTCTGAAGAAGCACTTTTTATCGGTTTTGTATCGGGCATTTTAATGTTTGAAACAAGAAAGTTGTTAGAACGATTTCAGTTAGATGATGCGGTGGGAGCCATCCCGGTTCACCTAACGGGAGGTATCTGGGGAACACTAGCGGTAGGGCTCTTTGCAAATTTAGAAACCCTTCACTCCAATTTGACTCGATGGGGCCAAATCCAAGTGCAGGCACTGGGCATCATCGCCTGTGGGCTGATTGCATTCTCTCTCAGCTATCTTCTGTTATCTCTTATCAACCGTTTTTATCCGCTCCGCGTATCAGAATCAGCGGAAAAACAAGGACTTAACTTCACAGAGCACCGTGCTACTACAGAGCTGTATGATTTATTCTCTGAGATGGAATACCAAAAACAAACTGGTGATCTAAGTAAAAATGTCTCCATCGAACCGTTTACTGAAGTTGGTCAAATTGCGGAACGTTACAACTTGGTTTTGGAAAAAATCCGCACGAATATCAAAGAAAAAGAACAACTCACTCATGAATTAGAATTGAACTTAGGTGTGATACAAAACGACCTCAACACAGCCAAAAAAATACAAGCGAGTATATTGAACCAAGAAGATAGACTGATTGGGGACTTAGAAATTACGATTCGCTACTTACCTTTATCGGAGGTCGGTGGTGACTTTTTTGATATCGCTGAGTTAAAACCTGGATTGCAGAGGATCTTTATTGCAGACGCCACGGGACACGGAGTGCAGGCAGCACTCATCACAATGGCTATCAAAACTATCTACGAATCTTTAAAACGCGGGCACTATAGTGTTCATGAACTATTGAAATATCTCAATAGTGAGTATTACCATTCCTTCAAAAACCTAAACCAGTTCTTCACTTGTACCATCATAGACATAGATAGCAACCGAAACCTAATTCGCTATGCCTCGGCCGGCCATCCACCTCAATTTTTAATCCGTGACCAAGTGATCACTCGATTGGAAAAAACAGGTAGAATCATCGGTGTAAAGCCAAGTACGGAATATACATCCCATGAATTTGAATTCTTACCTGGCAATGCAATCTGTCTGTTTACTGATGGTCTGACAGAACAATGGAATGCAGACCAATTGGAGTTTGGGGAAATGAAATTGGAAGAGTACTTCCAACAGAAGGAAGTCATTTCCTTTCGGGAAGACATCGATAAGATCTTAGAATTACAAAAGAATTTTTTAGAGGGCATGCCCTTACAAGATGATATAACCGTGATTGGAGTGAGCCGAAAGAGATTAGGAGCTTAA
- a CDS encoding LBF_1199 family protein — MNILIWDFWKKAGPNNAKASLSFLSDTDLLQDYLEILFEVEELRDYFIRYLWILRNEPEIETLINRKDLPVPLLLNFLYHGFGKTIAERNAESSEYILELVSKLSSAQSLRILLDHTGQLNDPTLKIFLITNLDAVSWEAFFSSLEQEGGVIEGLVELFSEMDQKTIDQVFFTNPQLYQYVRMVIVLCDNDNPIHMEFSQKIEPVFVKLEKWDKFTKQMAEFFPYEVEKQLKLQERNPNRLSILLHELNALESEYQSSVVEYLFHQHIIVDREEKNILTSALKNYQENKKFFLF; from the coding sequence ATGAATATTTTAATCTGGGATTTTTGGAAGAAAGCAGGACCAAATAATGCAAAAGCTTCTCTATCTTTTTTGAGCGACACGGACTTATTACAGGACTATCTAGAAATCCTATTCGAAGTCGAGGAGCTTAGGGATTATTTTATCCGTTATCTCTGGATCTTACGAAATGAACCAGAGATTGAAACACTCATCAATCGTAAGGATCTTCCTGTACCTCTATTGCTCAATTTTTTATACCATGGGTTTGGAAAAACCATAGCAGAAAGAAACGCAGAATCAAGTGAATATATCTTAGAACTAGTATCCAAATTATCTTCCGCACAAAGTTTACGGATCCTACTAGACCATACAGGACAACTGAACGATCCTACACTAAAGATTTTTCTCATTACAAATTTAGATGCAGTGAGTTGGGAGGCATTCTTTTCTTCACTTGAGCAAGAAGGGGGCGTTATCGAGGGCTTAGTCGAACTATTTTCTGAGATGGACCAAAAAACAATCGACCAAGTCTTTTTTACCAATCCTCAATTGTACCAATATGTTCGCATGGTGATCGTATTATGTGATAATGACAACCCAATCCATATGGAGTTTTCTCAAAAGATCGAACCTGTATTTGTAAAACTAGAGAAATGGGATAAATTCACAAAACAAATGGCAGAGTTTTTTCCTTATGAAGTCGAAAAACAACTGAAACTCCAAGAAAGAAACCCCAATCGACTTTCCATATTATTACATGAACTGAATGCTTTGGAATCAGAATACCAATCTTCGGTTGTGGAGTACTTATTCCACCAACACATCATTGTTGACAGAGAAGAAAAAAATATTCTCACTAGTGCTCTCAAAAACTACCAGGAAAATAAAAAGTTTTTTCTATTTTAA
- a CDS encoding TIGR03643 family protein, with translation MSISRSLMERIQSFDAETIERCIQMGWEDRTPWEAIQKQFSLSPNEFVKLMRHFLPRDRFERWRRRISEQGRLKNQKQRGFLESRFKCTRQSVDGTTKGWK, from the coding sequence ATGAGCATTTCCAGATCTCTTATGGAACGAATCCAATCCTTCGATGCAGAAACGATTGAACGCTGCATACAGATGGGTTGGGAAGACCGCACGCCTTGGGAAGCCATTCAGAAACAATTTTCTCTGAGCCCAAATGAATTTGTAAAATTGATGAGACATTTTTTACCGAGGGATCGATTTGAACGCTGGAGAAGAAGGATTTCCGAACAAGGTCGACTTAAAAACCAAAAACAGAGAGGCTTTTTAGAATCGAGGTTCAAATGCACTCGTCAATCTGTGGATGGCACTACAAAAGGCTGGAAATAA
- a CDS encoding MBL fold metallo-hydrolase, producing the protein MPDVQKSDHFNGEVFFNPEPTSHPSFFRIFRHVVSGRNSNWPDSVLNPEIYTKSSLSLGDTEYRVTFINHASFLIETKSANILTDPVWSNRVGPFSWAGPERGIEPGIPFELLPKIDIVLISHNHYDHMDLPSLQRLNERFHPIFIVPKLNKDLLKSVGIETVYDLDWWQTYAFNDTLKVMVTPSRHNSGRGLTDRDKTLWGSFAILHSNGGYIYFAGDTSYGSHFKQIASRLGKASLALLPIGAYEPRDMMKDAHINPQEAVLAHLDLEAKLSIAMHFGTFNLSSEDRLQPVQELMESLGQKNIDRNRFLVIKEGSSVVGKL; encoded by the coding sequence ATGCCAGATGTACAAAAGAGCGATCACTTCAACGGTGAAGTGTTTTTCAATCCAGAACCAACAAGTCACCCTAGTTTTTTCCGGATCTTCCGCCATGTTGTCTCAGGAAGAAATTCAAATTGGCCTGACTCAGTTTTAAATCCAGAAATATATACAAAATCATCTCTCAGTCTAGGTGACACTGAATACCGTGTCACCTTTATCAACCATGCAAGTTTCTTAATCGAAACCAAATCAGCCAATATTCTCACAGATCCAGTGTGGTCAAATCGAGTTGGACCCTTCTCTTGGGCGGGACCAGAAAGGGGCATTGAGCCAGGGATCCCTTTTGAACTCCTACCAAAGATTGATATTGTTTTGATTAGCCACAATCACTATGACCATATGGACCTTCCAAGCTTACAGAGATTAAATGAAAGATTCCACCCAATCTTCATTGTTCCAAAATTAAACAAAGACCTCCTCAAAAGTGTAGGAATCGAAACAGTATATGATTTGGATTGGTGGCAGACGTATGCTTTTAATGATACCTTAAAGGTGATGGTTACTCCCTCAAGACACAATTCGGGACGGGGCTTGACAGACAGAGACAAAACTCTTTGGGGCAGCTTTGCGATCTTGCACTCAAACGGCGGTTATATTTATTTTGCTGGCGACACAAGTTATGGCTCCCATTTTAAACAAATAGCAAGCAGATTGGGGAAAGCGAGTTTGGCACTTTTACCCATAGGTGCTTATGAGCCGAGAGATATGATGAAAGATGCTCATATAAACCCACAGGAAGCAGTACTTGCTCATTTGGATTTAGAAGCAAAGCTTAGCATAGCCATGCATTTTGGGACATTTAACCTTTCTAGTGAAGATCGTTTACAACCTGTCCAAGAATTAATGGAAAGCCTTGGCCAAAAGAATATAGATAGAAACAGATTTTTAGTGATCAAGGAAGGTAGCTCGGTTGTTGGTAAACTTTAA
- a CDS encoding MBL fold metallo-hydrolase — MELNSPLAMIVRPFIRLLTYLTLATLISCQVTSHQAKEEWKTSPSQEFPSLRQTTTKIEFKIVKAADWEVPLSGLLDLNDPKAKGQIDRPEPISIYFYVIKHPKFGTYLIDSGVGKSFRNGNQERKVSSIVASQMNLEKLKIFHTTKEYLLENKIELKGVFFTHLHLDHVLGAYEIDSKIPFYVGPSEVTSKQFINLFVQGSTNNLLGEEPNLIQLKLSEEIGKISYLDFFGDESFFVISVPGHTAGSLAFYVQAKDGGHLVLGDSCHTQWGWQNEVIPGSFTADPDLNRKSLRYLIEWTNQFKPKFVYPGHQERLPGLAFETWKR; from the coding sequence TTGGAGCTTAACTCTCCCTTAGCTATGATAGTAAGACCATTCATCCGATTGTTAACTTACCTCACCTTGGCTACTTTGATTTCCTGCCAAGTTACCTCACACCAAGCCAAAGAAGAATGGAAGACTAGTCCTTCTCAAGAGTTTCCATCTCTTCGCCAAACAACTACAAAAATTGAATTTAAGATCGTAAAGGCCGCTGATTGGGAAGTGCCACTCTCTGGTCTCCTTGATCTCAATGACCCAAAAGCAAAGGGCCAAATTGATCGCCCCGAACCTATCTCAATCTATTTTTATGTTATCAAACATCCCAAGTTTGGTACCTATCTAATCGATTCCGGTGTGGGTAAGTCTTTTCGCAATGGAAACCAAGAAAGAAAAGTGAGTTCGATAGTTGCGTCTCAGATGAACTTAGAGAAATTAAAAATCTTCCATACAACGAAAGAGTATCTGCTTGAAAACAAAATAGAATTGAAGGGAGTCTTTTTTACTCATTTGCATCTAGACCACGTTCTCGGAGCTTATGAGATTGATTCAAAAATTCCATTTTATGTCGGGCCAAGTGAAGTAACCTCCAAACAGTTCATCAATCTTTTTGTGCAAGGAAGTACAAACAATTTATTAGGTGAAGAACCAAATCTAATACAGCTCAAACTTTCGGAAGAGATAGGTAAAATTTCTTATCTAGATTTTTTTGGTGATGAAAGTTTTTTTGTTATCTCTGTGCCTGGGCATACAGCTGGAAGTTTAGCATTTTATGTTCAGGCAAAAGATGGAGGACATTTGGTGTTGGGTGATAGTTGCCATACACAATGGGGATGGCAAAATGAAGTCATACCTGGATCTTTTACAGCTGATCCAGATTTGAATCGAAAGAGTTTACGTTATCTAATCGAATGGACAAATCAATTCAAACCAAAGTTTGTCTATCCAGGCCACCAAGAAAGGTTACCGGGATTAGCATTCGAGACTTGGAAACGTTAA